A genomic region of Planococcus kocurii contains the following coding sequences:
- a CDS encoding HAD family hydrolase — MVKAIFFDLDDTLLWDKKSVEKAFQETCSFAEELTGQDCSGLETAVRMVATELYAGYGTYAFTKMIGINPFEGLWGNFDDQGTDFQQMKTIVPTYRQDAWTLGLQHIGIENCAKIGSQLADFFPKARKRNPVLYEESLKVLADLKEHYQLLLLTNGSPSLQQLKLEITPEIAPFFDHIIVSGAYGKGKPDPSIFQYALSKSNVLAEEVLMVGDNLMTDIIGAEKAGIRSVWINREQKAPHETIIPTYEIQHLEELLQLLEQL, encoded by the coding sequence ATGGTCAAAGCGATTTTTTTCGATTTAGACGATACCTTGTTGTGGGATAAGAAAAGTGTTGAAAAAGCGTTCCAGGAAACGTGTAGTTTTGCCGAAGAACTAACTGGTCAAGACTGTTCCGGTTTGGAAACAGCGGTAAGAATGGTAGCAACTGAGCTTTACGCAGGATATGGTACATATGCTTTCACCAAAATGATTGGCATCAATCCTTTTGAAGGTCTATGGGGAAACTTTGACGATCAAGGTACAGATTTTCAACAGATGAAAACCATCGTGCCAACTTATCGCCAAGATGCTTGGACGCTTGGTTTACAGCATATTGGTATTGAAAACTGTGCTAAGATCGGTAGTCAACTAGCCGACTTTTTTCCGAAAGCACGTAAAAGAAATCCTGTACTGTATGAAGAAAGCTTAAAAGTATTGGCAGACTTGAAAGAACATTACCAATTGCTCTTATTGACCAACGGCTCGCCTAGCTTACAGCAGCTCAAACTTGAAATCACACCTGAAATCGCACCATTTTTTGACCACATTATTGTCTCTGGTGCGTATGGAAAAGGCAAACCCGATCCGAGTATTTTCCAGTATGCCTTATCGAAATCTAATGTTCTAGCCGAAGAAGTGCTGATGGTTGGCGATAACTTAATGACGGACATCATCGGTGCTGAAAAAGCAGGGATTCGCTCTGTTTGGATCAACCGCGAGCAGAAAGCGCCCCATGAAACAATCATTCCAACTTACGAAATTCAACATTTAGAAGAATTGCTTCAGTTATTAGAACAACTGTAA
- the serA gene encoding phosphoglycerate dehydrogenase: MTFHILISDPLSEEGIYPLRQANGVNIVIETTLTPEQLEDRIDGFDALLVRSQTQVTRELIEKASNLKIIGRAGVGVDNIDLEAATEHGIIVVNAPDGNTNSAAEHTMAMMMSMARKIPQAFHALRNQQWDRKSYVGVELKNKTLGVVGFGRIGQEVAARAKGQRMNIIAYDPFLTAEKAEKLGVDFGSVEDVLKVADFVTVHTPLLKDTKHLINKEAFEIMKDGVQIINCARGGIIDENALFDAVKSGKVAGAALDVFEQEPMVDFRLLDLPEIIATPHLGASTFEAQESVAVDVSMDVVSYFTTGTVRNSVNLPSVPKEIMKKIEPYFDLSERLGAFLTDLTGATAEEVTIRYAGELANMDVRPLTRNMLKGMLKRHLGKQVNNVNALYLANQKGIVVTEQKTTESKGFTTLITVEVKTANGVRKVAGTLLNGQGARIVKVDDYLVDVVPEGHLLYVRHNDRPGVIGRVGTLLGVEDVNIATMQVGRSIIGGDAIMMLSIDKPADTSSLAKLAKLDEIQGVTAINL, encoded by the coding sequence ATGACTTTTCACATACTAATCAGCGATCCACTTAGCGAAGAAGGCATTTATCCTTTGCGTCAGGCAAACGGCGTAAATATTGTGATCGAAACCACCTTAACGCCGGAACAACTAGAAGATCGTATTGATGGGTTTGACGCTTTGCTTGTTCGAAGCCAGACGCAAGTAACGCGTGAATTGATTGAAAAAGCGTCTAACTTGAAGATTATTGGACGTGCAGGTGTTGGCGTAGACAATATTGATTTAGAAGCTGCGACAGAACATGGGATTATCGTCGTTAATGCACCGGACGGCAATACAAACTCAGCTGCAGAGCATACGATGGCCATGATGATGTCGATGGCGCGCAAAATTCCGCAAGCCTTCCATGCCTTGCGCAACCAGCAATGGGACCGTAAATCTTACGTAGGTGTCGAGCTAAAAAATAAAACGCTTGGAGTAGTTGGATTTGGTCGAATTGGTCAGGAAGTAGCAGCACGCGCTAAAGGACAACGGATGAACATCATTGCCTATGATCCTTTTCTAACGGCTGAAAAAGCGGAAAAGCTTGGAGTGGATTTTGGGTCGGTTGAGGATGTACTGAAAGTAGCGGATTTTGTTACAGTTCATACACCACTTTTGAAAGATACAAAGCACTTGATTAATAAAGAAGCATTTGAAATTATGAAAGATGGCGTCCAGATTATTAATTGTGCACGTGGTGGAATTATTGATGAAAATGCACTGTTTGATGCTGTGAAGTCTGGCAAAGTGGCTGGAGCCGCGCTTGATGTATTTGAGCAAGAGCCGATGGTTGATTTTCGTTTATTGGATTTGCCTGAAATTATTGCAACACCCCATTTGGGTGCGAGTACGTTTGAAGCGCAAGAAAGCGTAGCAGTGGATGTCAGTATGGACGTCGTCAGTTACTTTACAACAGGAACTGTCCGGAATTCAGTGAATTTGCCATCCGTACCGAAAGAAATTATGAAAAAAATTGAACCTTATTTTGATTTGTCAGAGCGATTGGGTGCTTTTTTGACGGATCTGACAGGTGCCACTGCTGAAGAAGTCACCATACGCTATGCTGGAGAATTAGCTAATATGGATGTTAGGCCGTTAACGCGTAACATGTTAAAAGGCATGTTGAAGCGTCATCTTGGTAAACAAGTTAATAATGTGAATGCCTTGTACCTTGCCAATCAAAAAGGTATTGTCGTTACTGAACAAAAGACTACAGAATCAAAAGGCTTTACGACGTTAATCACAGTAGAAGTAAAGACTGCGAATGGCGTTAGAAAAGTGGCTGGAACTTTATTAAATGGACAAGGAGCTCGCATCGTTAAAGTGGATGATTATTTAGTGGATGTCGTGCCAGAAGGTCATCTCTTGTACGTTCGCCATAATGACCGTCCAGGTGTCATTGGTCGCGTGGGTACGCTACTAGGCGTTGAGGATGTCAACATTGCTACTATGCAAGTAGGGCGTTCAATTATTGGTGGAGATGCGATTATGATGTTGTCTATTGATAAACCAGCAGACACAAGTAGTTTAGCGAAATTAGCAAAATTAGATGAAATCCAAGGCGTTACTGCTATCAACTTATAA
- a CDS encoding pyridoxal-phosphate-dependent aminotransferase family protein, with protein MLTDQHILRIPGPTPIPPSVQRAMAQPMIGHRGQSTSEMISDIRPRLKRVFGTKQEVMILTGSGTAGLEAAVVNTVAPGEEVLVLVTGAFGERFAKICKAYGIQTHVFEVEWGLAVDPQAVKSFLLEHPEIKVIFSTFCETSTGVLNPVKELAAAVKEVSDALVIVDGVSCVAGTETEMDKWGIDVVVTGSQKAFMLPAGLSFIAASDRAWKKIKANPQPRFYLDLQKHRDNLLKDTTPFTPALSILFGLQQVLELLEEEGLEQVYARHRLMKNMTRAAFKALGIPLLTSDKDASPTVTAVKPDDFDAEQFRHVMKKEFALEIAGGQQHLAKKIFRIGHMGYCSPADMLQTLAAMEIGLMKIGKKIELGKGIAAAQRVFLTEGENN; from the coding sequence ATGCTAACAGACCAACATATTTTGCGAATCCCAGGACCAACGCCAATTCCACCAAGCGTGCAACGCGCTATGGCTCAACCAATGATCGGGCACCGCGGACAAAGTACATCCGAAATGATCAGCGACATCAGACCAAGATTAAAACGTGTTTTTGGAACCAAACAGGAAGTTATGATTTTAACGGGTAGCGGAACCGCGGGACTAGAAGCGGCGGTTGTTAATACAGTAGCTCCCGGCGAAGAAGTTTTAGTTCTTGTAACAGGAGCATTCGGAGAACGGTTTGCAAAAATTTGTAAAGCATATGGCATTCAAACTCATGTTTTCGAAGTGGAATGGGGCTTAGCAGTTGACCCACAAGCAGTAAAAAGCTTCTTATTGGAGCATCCTGAAATCAAAGTGATTTTCTCGACTTTCTGTGAAACATCAACAGGTGTCTTGAACCCAGTCAAGGAGTTAGCTGCTGCAGTTAAAGAAGTGTCTGACGCACTTGTTATCGTCGACGGCGTCTCTTGTGTAGCCGGTACAGAAACTGAAATGGATAAATGGGGAATCGATGTTGTGGTGACGGGTTCACAAAAAGCCTTTATGTTACCTGCAGGTCTATCGTTTATCGCAGCAAGTGATCGTGCTTGGAAGAAAATCAAAGCTAATCCGCAACCACGATTTTATCTAGATCTTCAAAAACATCGCGACAATCTATTAAAAGATACAACACCATTTACTCCGGCACTGTCGATTTTATTCGGCTTGCAGCAAGTATTAGAGTTGTTAGAAGAGGAAGGACTCGAACAAGTATATGCGAGGCACCGTCTGATGAAAAATATGACACGTGCTGCATTCAAGGCACTCGGCATACCGTTGCTGACTTCTGACAAAGATGCATCACCAACCGTCACAGCTGTAAAGCCGGATGACTTTGATGCAGAACAATTCCGCCACGTGATGAAAAAAGAATTTGCTCTTGAAATAGCAGGTGGCCAACAGCATTTAGCGAAAAAGATTTTCCGAATCGGTCACATGGGCTATTGTTCTCCGGCAGACATGTTGCAAACATTGGCTGCAATGGAAATCGGTTTAATGAAAATTGGCAAGAAAATCGAACTTGGCAAAGGAATTGCCGCTGCACAGCGAGTCTTTTTGACAGAAGGAGAGAATAACTAA
- a CDS encoding M20 family metallopeptidase, whose protein sequence is MSTDFSVHQYLLTNRNHFESISQYIWEHPETRYLEFESASFLANELEKEGFSVQYGVGGIETAFIASYGSGKPVIGFLGEFDALSGLSQKANSTKQEPIKLGGIGHGCGHNLLGTGALAAAFAVKAFLIDNNTNGTVKFYGCPAEEGGSGKTFMVREGIFDDLDIALTWHPSYANSIMSLSSLANYQVYFRFKGVASHAANSPHLGRSALDAVELMNVGVNYLREHVVQEARMHYAITNSGGFSPNVVQSEAEVLYLIRAPKVAQVDDIYKRICKIAQGAALMTETEMTIIFDKACSNYEPNRRLELILNEKLHEAGAIQPTEEEQQFAKDIWKTLSEGEKENSLAGMKSFGYSGDSSEFKGKYLSDIISEYIPSAEVMAGSTDVSDVSWVVPTAQLTTATSAIGTPLHTWQMVTQGISSFAHSGMLLSSEAMANTAIHLFTHPEDLQAIKAEHTEKRKKEPYICPIPKDVKPSAVK, encoded by the coding sequence ATGTCCACTGATTTTTCTGTTCATCAATATTTATTAACTAACAGAAATCATTTTGAATCAATTAGCCAATACATTTGGGAACATCCCGAAACACGCTATTTGGAATTTGAATCTGCTTCTTTTTTAGCTAATGAACTAGAAAAAGAAGGGTTTTCCGTTCAATATGGCGTTGGCGGTATTGAAACCGCGTTTATCGCATCCTATGGTAGCGGTAAACCAGTCATCGGGTTTCTTGGTGAATTCGATGCCTTATCTGGACTTAGCCAAAAAGCTAACTCAACAAAACAAGAACCCATAAAATTAGGCGGCATTGGCCATGGCTGTGGTCATAACTTGCTTGGAACTGGCGCTCTGGCAGCAGCATTTGCCGTAAAAGCGTTTCTTATCGATAATAATACTAACGGAACAGTGAAATTCTATGGCTGTCCAGCAGAAGAAGGCGGTTCCGGCAAAACTTTTATGGTACGTGAAGGAATATTTGATGATCTGGATATCGCTTTAACCTGGCACCCTTCTTATGCTAATTCCATCATGAGTTTATCGAGTCTTGCTAATTACCAAGTCTATTTCCGGTTCAAAGGTGTAGCTTCACATGCAGCTAACTCTCCACATTTAGGACGCAGCGCCCTAGACGCAGTTGAGTTGATGAATGTGGGCGTCAATTACTTGCGTGAACACGTCGTCCAAGAAGCAAGAATGCATTACGCCATTACCAATAGCGGCGGATTTTCACCAAACGTTGTTCAGTCAGAAGCGGAAGTACTATACTTAATTCGCGCGCCTAAAGTCGCTCAAGTTGATGATATTTATAAACGCATCTGTAAAATCGCTCAAGGTGCCGCATTGATGACGGAAACTGAAATGACCATCATCTTCGATAAAGCTTGTTCCAACTACGAACCAAATCGAAGATTGGAATTAATTCTAAACGAAAAATTACATGAAGCTGGAGCTATCCAGCCCACCGAAGAAGAACAGCAATTCGCCAAAGACATCTGGAAGACTTTATCTGAAGGCGAAAAAGAAAATTCCCTTGCTGGTATGAAGTCGTTTGGCTATAGCGGAGACAGTAGCGAGTTCAAGGGCAAATACCTGTCGGATATTATTTCTGAGTATATTCCTTCCGCTGAAGTTATGGCTGGCTCCACTGATGTATCTGATGTTAGTTGGGTTGTTCCGACTGCTCAATTAACGACTGCTACTTCAGCTATCGGTACTCCTCTTCATACTTGGCAGATGGTAACACAAGGCATTAGTTCATTTGCACATAGTGGCATGTTGTTATCATCTGAAGCTATGGCAAACACCGCCATTCATTTATTTACCCACCCTGAAGATCTTCAGGCAATCAAAGCCGAACATACGGAAAAGCGAAAAAAAGAACCCTATATTTGTCCTATTCCTAAAGACGTCAAGCCTTCTGCTGTGAAATAA
- a CDS encoding YebC/PmpR family DNA-binding transcriptional regulator: MGRKWNNIKEKKASKDANTSRIYAKFGREIYVAAKQGEPDPESNQALKVVLERAKTYSIPRAIIDRAVDKAKGGSEESFDELRYEGFGPNGSMVIVDTLTNNVNRTASDVRAAFGKNGGNMGVSGSVAYMFDHTAVFGIEGKTADEVLELMMEADVDVRDIMEEEDGVIVYAEPDQYHLVQEAFKTAGITEFTVAELTMLAQNELPLTEDAQEQFEKMIDAIEDLEDVQQVYHNVDLDG, translated from the coding sequence ATGGGACGTAAATGGAATAATATTAAAGAAAAGAAAGCATCTAAAGATGCCAACACAAGCCGAATTTACGCGAAATTCGGACGTGAAATATATGTAGCAGCCAAACAAGGCGAACCAGATCCAGAATCAAACCAAGCCTTAAAAGTAGTGTTGGAACGAGCAAAAACGTATAGCATTCCGAGAGCAATTATCGATCGAGCAGTGGACAAAGCTAAAGGTGGATCAGAAGAAAGCTTCGACGAATTACGTTATGAAGGATTTGGACCAAACGGCTCAATGGTCATCGTAGATACTTTGACAAATAACGTTAACCGTACGGCTTCAGACGTCCGTGCAGCTTTTGGCAAAAACGGAGGCAATATGGGCGTCAGTGGTTCAGTTGCTTATATGTTCGATCACACAGCGGTATTTGGTATTGAAGGCAAAACAGCTGACGAAGTTCTTGAGTTGATGATGGAAGCGGACGTTGACGTGCGTGACATTATGGAAGAAGAAGACGGAGTTATTGTCTATGCAGAACCTGATCAATATCATTTAGTGCAAGAAGCGTTTAAAACTGCCGGCATTACAGAATTCACTGTAGCTGAATTGACAATGCTTGCTCAAAACGAATTACCCTTGACGGAAGATGCACAGGAACAATTTGAGAAAATGATTGATGCAATTGAAGACCTGGAAGATGTTCAGCAAGTTTATCACAATGTAGATTTAGATGGATAA